CAGTATCAATTTCTTCGCCGCGAAGCGCTTTTAACATACCTTCAAATAATATAACTAATCCTTGTCCACCAGAGTCAACAACACCAACTTCTTTTAAAACTGGTAGTAAATCTGGGGTTTTAGCTAAAGATTTTTTAGCAGCTTCGAGTACTTGCTCTAAAAACGATTCAAAATCGTCAGTTTTTCTGGCAATTTTTACTGCATCTTTAGCAGTTTCACGAATAACCGTTAAAATCGTTCCTTCAACAGGTCGCATAACTGATTTATAAGCAACTTCAGCACCCTTTTTTAAGCCCTCAGCAAATAATTTAGTATCTGCCGTTTTATGCTTTTCAAATCCTTGCGCAATACCACGGAAAATCTGTGACAAGATAACTCCTGAATTCCCGCGGGCACCAAGTAGCAATCCACGTGAAAGCTGTTTACTTATTACACCTAAATCTGTGCTTGTTAATGTTGAAATTTCATTTCTTCCCGAAACAATAGTTAAGTGCATATTGGTTCCGGTATCACCATCTGGGACGGGAAATACATTTAAAGAATTTATATATTCAACGTTCTTTTCAAAAAATGCAACGCCACCCGAAAACAATGCTTTGTATAAAGCACCATCCATTGATTGTATCATGACTTTTGCCTCCCTAGTCCTTTCTCTGTACATCTTGTACAAAGACATTCACGCTACCAAGCTGAATATTTAAGGCAGCTTCAATATCATATTTTACTTTTTTCTGTATTTCATGAACAACTTCAGAAATGCGCACTCCAAAGCTAACAATTACATACATATCAATATGGATTACTTTGTCTTCTTCGCGAACAATAATTCCGCGTTGATAATTTTCTTGTTTTAATAACTCCGCAATACCATCGCGAAAGAATTGTTTTGATGCCATTCCGACAACGCCGTAACATTCTGTTGCGGCAGCACCTGCTAAAGATTGAATCACTTCTTCACTGATTTCAACTGTTCCCAGGTCGTTTTCAAAGAGTATAGACATATACAAACTCTCCTCACTCTATTTATTATCTTTACTATTGTACCACAATTTTAATAAATTTCAATTCTTAGCTGTAGAAAGCAACTTTTTTTATTCAAAGTAATTGACAACGTAACATTGTTGCGTTATCATAGTTTTGTAACATTGTTACAGAAGGAGTGAGCAATATGAAGCGATCACAAATAAGCGGCGGAATTATTCTTGTTGTTTTAGGGGTGCTGTTCCTATTAAATAACTTTAATATCATTGATATTTCAAATCTATGGAGTGTCATCGTATTTGGCGCATTAACTTTTTTCTTTTTAATAGGTGGATCATTCTTCCTTACCTTATTATTTGGCGCACTAC
This genomic stretch from Culicoidibacter larvae harbors:
- a CDS encoding Asp23/Gls24 family envelope stress response protein; translation: MSILFENDLGTVEISEEVIQSLAGAAATECYGVVGMASKQFFRDGIAELLKQENYQRGIIVREEDKVIHIDMYVIVSFGVRISEVVHEIQKKVKYDIEAALNIQLGSVNVFVQDVQRKD